In the Nocardioides panaciterrulae genome, GCCTCCACCGCCGCGACCGTCACCAGCTCGGTGACGAAGCGGTGGTAGTCGGTGGCCAGCTCGCGGTTCAGCCCGTCCTCCCACGTGTTGTCGAGGAAGTGACCGGTGAGCCGCGCGCCGGCGTCGCGGCGCCATCGGTCCGACTCGGCGTACCAGGGGAACGCGCACGCCGCGACCAGGCGGCCGGCCTGCTCGGCGACCGCGTGGTTGTTGGCCGAGGATCCGCGGCTGGGGAACCTGGCGAGGTACTGCTGGTGCCACCAGATCTGGAGGAGCGCGTCCTGGTTCGACTCGAACAGGTCGCCGACCTTCGGCCAGCTGTCCAGGAGGCGCCGCACCCAGGCCCACGAGATGAGCCGGACGCCGAGCTCGATCCCACTGGTCCAGTGCACACCGGTCAGGAAGGGGTTCGATGCCCACCAGGAACGCAGCTGACGGTCGACGAGCTCGGCATACCGCTCGTCCTCGGTCAGCCAGTACGCCGCGGCGAGCACGGTGAGGTGGTGGTGTCGCGAGAGCTCCCACACGGCCTTGACGTTGCCGGTCTCGGTCTCGTCTCGATGGTCGATGCGGAAGGCCGACGTGTCGTGCGGGGCACGCCTGCCCGTCACCGGGTCGAGGAACCAGTCCGGGGAGACGATGTCGAGGCGCGCGACCCCGAGCACGCTCCAGTCGCCGGCAAGCAACCTGTTCGCGGCATCGATGACCTCGAGGCGCGCCTGGACGGGCAGTGTCGTGCCGCTCTCCAGCGGAACGGGCACCGGACCCGGGCGATCCGCCCGCAGGCCGGGGACCGTCCCGGCGTCGTGGCCGACCCGCACGCGTCGGGATGTCCACACGCGTCGCAGCACGAGATCGCGGGTCCTGCTCGCCATCTCGGTCGCAGACATCCGTCGCAGGCGCCTGGCGTACCACCGCAGGTCGAAGCTCATGGCGAGAGGACCTCCCCGGAGGTACCGCCACCGATCGCCAGGGTGGCCCGGGTGGTCGCGAGAAGGGACTCGATGCTGATCGGCATGTCCCCCCCACCGGTCACCGCGTCGACGAACGCCGCGATCTCCCGGCGTTGTCCCTTGTCCGCCGTCCACGCGCGCCTGGTCGTCTCGCGGCCCGTCCCCCAGACGGACAGCTTCCGGAAGTTGTCCAACCGGGCGTTGGCACCGGCCCCGGAGACATCGAGGGTCTCCTTCGGGAACCGGGGACTCCCCGTGGTGACGTAGGCGATCGACCCGGTGGAGCCGTCGGGGTAGACGAGGAGTGAGTGGACGTCGTCCCCATGCACGGAGGAGTGGACTGCGACCGGGTCCTGTCCGACGACCGCCGACAGCGTGTCGACGAAATGCCCTCCTTCACCGACGAAGCGGGAGCCTTCGGCCGGGTCGAGATACCAGTTCTTCGGATCCATTCCACCTGCGTTGACGAGGTATCGCATCGAGAGCGGCCCGCGCGAACCGCGCAGGTGACCGGTCAGCTCGGCGACCAGCGGCGCGAACCGCCGGTTGAACCCGACCATGAGCCGGTCGTTCCCGGTGCGCTCGACCGTGTCGACGACCCGCTGGAGCTGGGTCGCATCCAGCGCCAGTGGCTTCTCCACGAAGACGGCCTTGCCGGTCTCGAGCGCGCGGCACACGAACTCGGCGTGGGAGTGGTGCCTGGTGACGACGAACACCGCGTCCACCGCGGGATCCGAGAGGACGTCGTCGGCCCGGGTGCTCACCCGTTCGAAGCCGAACTTGCGTTGGGCGTTGATCGCTGAGAGCGAGCGGGTCGTGGCGACCGAGGCCAGCTCGACACCCTCCTGGGCGGCCAGGTGGGGCAGCAGCATGGAGGTGGCATAGCTGCCCGCACCGATGAACCCGACGCGGAGCCTGTCACCGGTCGCGCGTCGGCGCGCGGCCACGGTGTGCGTCGCGCGCGGTAGCGCGGAGGGGCTGGGCCGGGCGTCCACGGCAGCCGCTCGATCGCCTTCGGGATAATGCAGGAGGTGTCCGATCCCCTCGAGCGTGCCGTCGCCGAGCCTGGCGTAGACCTGGGTGGCCTCGTCGACGTCGTGAACACTCGAGACCAGGGCGGACAGGTCCAGCTGTCCACCGGCGACCAGGTCCAGGAACGACGCGAGGTTCCTACGCTCGGTCCATCGGACGTAGCCACCGGGGTAGTCGATCCCCTCTAGCTCGTAGCGATCGTCGTAGCGGCCGGGTCCGTAGGATCTCGAGAAGCGGACGTCGAGCTCCTTCTCGTAGTAGTCGTTCCAGGGCAGATCGAGCCGGGTCTTGCCGATGTCGATGACCCGCCCGCGGTCTCGCGCCAGTCGCACGGCGACTTCGACCGGCTCGTTGGAGGGCCCGCCGGCAGCCAGGAACACGTGGTCGCACCCGAGCCCTTGGCTGTTGTCCCGGGCGACCTCCTCCACCAGCCGGACACCTTCTGCGGTGGGACTGGCGCAGGCGAGCGCCCCTGCCTTCTCGGCCATGCGACAACGCGCGGCGACCGTGTCGAGGCCCACGACCTTGACCCCGGCCGCCACCAGCAGACGCACGACGAGCTGCCCGATCAGGCCGAGTCCGATCACACAGGCGACCTCCCCCAACTGCGGCTCCGCGCGACGCACGCCCTGCATGGCGATCGCGCCCACGGTCGAGAAGGCGGCCTGCTCCGGCGGGACACCGTCCGGGACCCGCACGCAGAGGTTCACCGGCACCCAGTTGAGCTCGGAGTGCAGCGCGAACTCGTTGCCGGCGGCGGCGACGATGTCGCCGACGCTGAGGTCGAGGACACCCTCACCGACCTCGACCACCACGCCGCACAGCGAGTAGCCGAGCGGGGTGTAGCTGTCGAGCTTGCTCATCGCCTTCTGGTAGGCGGCCAGCGGGCCCTGCTGCGCCACGGAGTCGAGCACCTTCTTGACCTGGTCCGGTCGCGCCCGTGCCTTGCCGATCAGCGAGAGCCGGGCCTCGGAGACCTTCATCAGCTCGGTGCCGGTCGAGATCAATGAGTACATCGTGCGCACCAGCACGCCCCCCGGGCGGCAGGTGGGTGCCGGCGCGTCGAGCACGACCAGCTCACCGGACTTGTAGTTCTGTGCGACCTGCTTCATCGTTCCCCCCACACCCGCCCCTAGACCGCTCGTACTCCGGCGGCCCGGGCCTGCTCGTACCAGATCTCCAGGCTCAGCAGCTGCCATACCTGTTTGGAGAAGTCCCGTCGTCCCGATCGTTGGTCCGCCACCAGCCGCGCCAGCGGCTCTCGTCGAAGCACCCCCGTGGCGACCAGCTCCCCGTGGAGAAGGACGTCGTCGACGATCTCGGACAGGTCGTTGTTCACCCACGCGCGCAACGGGACTCCGAACGACGCCTTGGGCCGGTCGATGATCTCGTCCGGGAGCCAGTGCCGCGCCACATCGCGCAACGCCGCCTTCTGGCGCCGCCCACGGATGCGGTCGGACTCTCCGAGCGAGAACGCGGCCTCGAAGACGTGGGGGTCGACGAAGGGCACCCGGACCTCGCACGAGGCCGCCATGCTGGAGCGGTCGGTGTAGGCGAGGTTGAGACCGGGCAGGAAGAGCCGGCTGTCGGCCAGGCACATCCGCGCCACCGGGCCGTCCAGATCGTTGTCTTCGTAGATTTCCCGGTGCCCCGCCACCAGCTGGTCGACCTGGGGGCCCCACGAGGGGTGCAAAAGCCCAGCGAGCTCGTCGGGGGCGAACATCGTGTAGCTGCGGCGGAATGCCTCTTCCTCGCCGAGCTCGGCGAACGAGAGGAACCGCTGGGCCCACCGGACGGTCCGAAGGCCACGACGCCCCGCGATCACCGGAAGCCGGTTCGTCAGGTCCGCGACGCCTCGTCGAGCCAGCCCGGGAGCTCGCTGGTAGCGCAGGGCGAGCAGACAGGCCAGGTGCTTGCGGTATCCCCCGAACAGTTCGTCCGCCCCCATCCCGGAGAGCAGCACCTTCACTCCCGCCTCGCGGGCGCTCTCGCACATGAGCAGGGTGTTGATGGCCGCAGGGTCACCGATCGGCTCGTCGAGGATGTCGACCACTCGCGGCAGCACGTCCACGACGTCGGGCGTGATCTCGATCTCATGCAGGCGGATTCCCAGGTGTTGGGCCATCCGGCGGGCGTACCGAGCGTCGTCCGGCATCGCTTCCAGGCGCTGATCCGCACCCCGGAACGCTATGGAGTAGGCCTCGATGCCCGGGTGGTGCTGGTGCGCGATGGCGGTGATCAGGCTCGAGTCGAGGCCGCCGCTGAGGAATGACGCCACGGGCACGTCCGACACGAGGTGCGCCTCGACCGAGGCTTCGACGACCGCTCGGAGGTCGCGCGCGCCTCCTCGGGCCGCGCGTGCCGAGATCTCTGCCGGATCCCAGTATCGGCCGCTCTCGCTCGTGCCGTCGGGGCGATAGACGGTCCACGACCCCGGGGGGTGTTTGGACACCTCCTGCACCGAGGTGATCTGGTCTGGCAGCCAGTAGTAGAGCGCCGAGGCGGCCAGCGCCAGAGGGTCGACCGACAGCTCCGGTCCGACCGCGGCAACGATCGCCTTCAGCTCGGAGGCGAACAGTATCCCGGCGCCTCTGCGCATCACGTACAACGGTTTGATCCCGAGGGGATCTCGAGCCAGGGCCAGCTCGTCGGTGGCAGCGTCGTGAATGGCGAACGCGAACATCCCCCGGAATCGCCGTAGCCCGGAAGGGCCCCATGCGCGCCAGGCCTCGAGCACCACCTCGGTGTCCGAGCTGGTCGCGAACGCGACTCCGGATCGCTCGAGCTCGGCGCGCAGCTGGCGGTAGTTGTAGAGCTCGCCGTTGTAGGAGATGGTCAGACCGTTCTTGGTGAACGGCCCGTCCGCCGCCGAGGACAGGTCGATGATCGAGAGCCGGAGGTGGCCCAGCACGACGCTCGCGCGGGGATTGACGCTCTCCAGGACCGCGGACGCGTCGGGGCCGCGATGTGCCTGGCGCTCCACCATGACCGAGGTCAACAACTTGCCCTCGGGCTGCTGGTAGGCACCCGCGATGCCGCACATCTCCTCATACCCCCCTTGGGCCCGGATGCCGGCGGCTGTCGGGGCGGGCCACGACGAGGAGAAGACCGGGAGTCCTCACTGGCTCCCCCGGTCCGCGCCCGCCGGGCCGCGGAGGCCGGCCTCGTCCTGGGTGCGGCGCAGCTGCTCGTCCAGCAGGCCCTCGCCCTTGAGCCGGTTGATCCGAGCGAGGCGCACGAAGGTGTGCTCGAACTGCGCGGTCGTCAAGCCGTGGCGGTTCATGTCGGCGGCGAGCTCGTCGATCCCGGCCGCCACCGTCCACAGCGGCCTGAAGTCCGGAAGGCGCTCGCTGATCTTGCTGAAGTCGACGCGGTAGTCCCTCTTGTCGGCGGAGGCGCCCTCCGCGAAGGTCACGGGCGCTCCCGTGCGCTCCGCGACCGCGGTCGCGATGGTGCGGATCTGCACGACGTCCTCGTCGCGACCGACGTTGAAGGCCTCGTTGTGCACCACCTCGCGATCGGCCGCGAGCACGGCGAGGAACGCCCGCGAGATGTCCTCGGCGTGGACCAGCGGCCGCCAGGGCGACCCGTCGCTCTCCAGCCGGACCTCGCCCCGGGTGAGCGCAGCACCGGTCAGGTTGTTCACGACGATATCGGCCCGGAGTCGCGGGCTCGAGCCGTAGGCAGTCGCGTTGCGCAGGTAGGTCGGGCTGAAGGAGTCGTCGGCGAACTTGCCGATGAGCTGCTCGGCCATCACCTTGCTCTCGCCGTACGGCGTGACCGGGTTGAACTCGCTCTGCTCGGTGACCGCGGCGTCTCCCGCGGCGCCGTACAGGCTGCACGACGAGGAGAAGACGTAGCGGGCCACCCCGGCCTCGCGGGCGACCTGGGCCAGGTGCGCCGCGCCGTGCGCGTTGACGGAGTACGTCGCCTTCGGGTTGAGGTGTCCGACCGGGTCGTTGGAGATCGCCGCGAGGTTCACCACCGCCTCGAAGCCGTCGAGGTCCTCCGGCCGCTGATCACGGATGTCGCCGGTCCTCGACTGGTAGCCGGCCGGCTGCGGACCGAAGTCGCAGCCGTCGTACCAGCCGGCGTCGAGGCCGACGACGTCGTGACCTGCCCCGATCAGCATCGGCACCAGCACTGCTCCGATGTAGCCACGGTCCCCCGCGACGAGAACACGCATCGATGACCCCGTTCTTCCGTTCGTGTGGGCCGAGCCGAGGTGGCTCAGCTGTTGTAGATGGCGTACTCGAGCAGCTCGTCGGGCACGCCCGCGTCGTACGGCGCGATGACCTCAGCGGGCAGTCGCTCGAGATCGGAGACCCGCAGGTAGTCGCGCATGGTCGTACCGGTGCAGCGCGAGTCGACGTTCGCGGCGCCACGGCCGGCCTCGACATCGGCCCGGTGGACGACGCGGAAGTCGACGCTGATCCTGGTGCGCCCCGACGTGTTGGGCACCGAGGAGTGCAGCTGTGCCCCGGAGAAGACCATCACCCCTCCCACCGGCGGCACCGGCCGGATCTGCGGGTCGAGGTCGATCTGCTCCTCCGGCTTCGGCTGGTCGCGGCTGTCGACACCGATCTGAGACGCGGCGATGGCGCGGCTGTCGCGGTTCCAGGCGTAGTAGTTGTAGCGGTCGCTGCCGTTGGCGATGCCTCGGTCGAAGTACTGCGGGTGGAAGGCGACCACGTTGTCCGGAGACACGTCGTAGATGGGGAGCCACCAGTTCAGCTGCATCATGGGCGCGGAGTACCAGGTGTCCCGGTGCGGGTGGAAGGCGTAGGCGATGCCGGTGGTCAGGTAGTCGTCGGACGTCGACGTGCGCAGCCGCGGCACGTCGAAGTAGGTCAGCTCCGGGTCGGCGCCGTGCTCGACGAGGATGGCCCGCAGGTGCCTCTTCGACTCCGGGTGGTGGATGAACGTCGGCTTGAGCCGGGACAACACCGCGGCGTACTCGTTGACGTCCAAGTCGTACTGCGCGGTCTCGGGGTCGCGACCGTTGAACGCCTCCTCGATCATCCCGCGGGTGAAGGAGACGAAGGCCTCGATGGCCGGCGAGTGGGTGTGCACCACGATGTCGCCGGAGTAGAGGGCGTGGCGACGCTCGTCGTCGGTGCACGTCGGATCGACGATGACACTGGTCACGAAAGACTCCAAGGGCTGAGGACCGGGAACTTGTTCACTCGTCGGATCACACCCGAGTCACGGCCGATGAGAGCCGGATGGCCGGCGGGTTACCTGACTTTGGGGAGCAGCCCCCGGCCCCTCCCCAGCGGCCGGATCGAGACGCTCGTCCCCTCGGCGGTTTGCGGCAGCGCGAGAGCGGCGAGCGCGACCTGTCCGACATCCTCGGGCTGACCGGGCCGCTCCCGCATTCGGGGTATGTCACCCCACGACCGGGACCCGGCGCTGCCGGCCCCCCTAGCGTCGACCCCGTCCTTGGGCCACCCAACTTCCGTTGACACGGCCACCTGACCGAGAGGGGTCGGCGATGACCGCCGCCAAGTGCCGCCTGTGCGGCAGCGACCTGACGCAGACCTTCGTCGACCTCGGCATGTCGCCGCCGTGCGAGAGCTACCTGGAGGCCGACCAGCTCGACCGGGGCGAGACGTTCTACCCGCTCCACGTCCGGATCTGCTCCTCGTGCCTGCTGGTGCAGCTGCCGGCGTACCTCGCGGGCGAGGACATCTTCAGCCACTACGCCTACTTCTCCTCCTACTCCG is a window encoding:
- a CDS encoding bi-domain-containing oxidoreductase — encoded protein: MKQVAQNYKSGELVVLDAPAPTCRPGGVLVRTMYSLISTGTELMKVSEARLSLIGKARARPDQVKKVLDSVAQQGPLAAYQKAMSKLDSYTPLGYSLCGVVVEVGEGVLDLSVGDIVAAAGNEFALHSELNWVPVNLCVRVPDGVPPEQAAFSTVGAIAMQGVRRAEPQLGEVACVIGLGLIGQLVVRLLVAAGVKVVGLDTVAARCRMAEKAGALACASPTAEGVRLVEEVARDNSQGLGCDHVFLAAGGPSNEPVEVAVRLARDRGRVIDIGKTRLDLPWNDYYEKELDVRFSRSYGPGRYDDRYELEGIDYPGGYVRWTERRNLASFLDLVAGGQLDLSALVSSVHDVDEATQVYARLGDGTLEGIGHLLHYPEGDRAAAVDARPSPSALPRATHTVAARRRATGDRLRVGFIGAGSYATSMLLPHLAAQEGVELASVATTRSLSAINAQRKFGFERVSTRADDVLSDPAVDAVFVVTRHHSHAEFVCRALETGKAVFVEKPLALDATQLQRVVDTVERTGNDRLMVGFNRRFAPLVAELTGHLRGSRGPLSMRYLVNAGGMDPKNWYLDPAEGSRFVGEGGHFVDTLSAVVGQDPVAVHSSVHGDDVHSLLVYPDGSTGSIAYVTTGSPRFPKETLDVSGAGANARLDNFRKLSVWGTGRETTRRAWTADKGQRREIAAFVDAVTGGGDMPISIESLLATTRATLAIGGGTSGEVLSP
- the asnB gene encoding asparagine synthase (glutamine-hydrolyzing), producing the protein MCGIAGAYQQPEGKLLTSVMVERQAHRGPDASAVLESVNPRASVVLGHLRLSIIDLSSAADGPFTKNGLTISYNGELYNYRQLRAELERSGVAFATSSDTEVVLEAWRAWGPSGLRRFRGMFAFAIHDAATDELALARDPLGIKPLYVMRRGAGILFASELKAIVAAVGPELSVDPLALAASALYYWLPDQITSVQEVSKHPPGSWTVYRPDGTSESGRYWDPAEISARAARGGARDLRAVVEASVEAHLVSDVPVASFLSGGLDSSLITAIAHQHHPGIEAYSIAFRGADQRLEAMPDDARYARRMAQHLGIRLHEIEITPDVVDVLPRVVDILDEPIGDPAAINTLLMCESAREAGVKVLLSGMGADELFGGYRKHLACLLALRYQRAPGLARRGVADLTNRLPVIAGRRGLRTVRWAQRFLSFAELGEEEAFRRSYTMFAPDELAGLLHPSWGPQVDQLVAGHREIYEDNDLDGPVARMCLADSRLFLPGLNLAYTDRSSMAASCEVRVPFVDPHVFEAAFSLGESDRIRGRRQKAALRDVARHWLPDEIIDRPKASFGVPLRAWVNNDLSEIVDDVLLHGELVATGVLRREPLARLVADQRSGRRDFSKQVWQLLSLEIWYEQARAAGVRAV
- a CDS encoding NAD-dependent epimerase/dehydratase family protein, whose translation is MRVLVAGDRGYIGAVLVPMLIGAGHDVVGLDAGWYDGCDFGPQPAGYQSRTGDIRDQRPEDLDGFEAVVNLAAISNDPVGHLNPKATYSVNAHGAAHLAQVAREAGVARYVFSSSCSLYGAAGDAAVTEQSEFNPVTPYGESKVMAEQLIGKFADDSFSPTYLRNATAYGSSPRLRADIVVNNLTGAALTRGEVRLESDGSPWRPLVHAEDISRAFLAVLAADREVVHNEAFNVGRDEDVVQIRTIATAVAERTGAPVTFAEGASADKRDYRVDFSKISERLPDFRPLWTVAAGIDELAADMNRHGLTTAQFEHTFVRLARINRLKGEGLLDEQLRRTQDEAGLRGPAGADRGSQ